One window of Botrimarina mediterranea genomic DNA carries:
- the nrfD gene encoding NrfD/PsrC family molybdoenzyme membrane anchor subunit: MSTADIPAGYLPGKLGSVPEPWIDPPWVEGDNDYRSVTEKVCRIAENPRPPLAWFIGFAVAASLAGMLGAMIGYLIITGVGVWGNQNSVSWGWPIVNFVFWVGIGHAGTLISAILFLFRQHWRTSINRFAEAMTIFAVVCAGTFPGIHIGRVWFAYYLFPFPDTRLYMWPQFRSPLLWDVFAVGTYATVSLLFWYMGMIPDLATLRDRAKHPIRRFAYGILSVGWIGSATQWRIYEKAYALLAALATPLVLSVHTIVSFDFAVSQLPGWHTTIFPPYFVAGAVFSGFGMVLTLMIPAREWFGLKDIVTMRHVDCMCKIIIATGSMVGFAYLTEFFIAWYGGNPYEQFTFINRAFGPTWWAYWTMVTCNVISPQLFWFGFIRRSPILIFIISIFVNIGMWFERYVIILSLERTFLPGSWQSFVPTWIDIGMLIGSFGLFFTLFLLFCRFLPIVAMSEVKQVMAHVDGHAKGAHSH, encoded by the coding sequence ATGTCGACCGCTGACATTCCCGCCGGCTACCTCCCCGGAAAGCTCGGCTCGGTTCCCGAGCCGTGGATCGACCCGCCTTGGGTCGAGGGGGACAACGACTACCGCAGCGTGACCGAGAAGGTCTGCCGCATCGCGGAGAATCCGCGCCCGCCGCTGGCGTGGTTCATCGGGTTTGCGGTGGCGGCGTCGCTCGCCGGCATGCTCGGCGCGATGATCGGCTACCTGATCATCACGGGCGTCGGCGTTTGGGGTAACCAGAACTCGGTGAGCTGGGGCTGGCCGATCGTCAACTTCGTGTTCTGGGTCGGCATCGGCCATGCCGGGACGCTGATCTCGGCGATCTTGTTCCTGTTCCGCCAGCACTGGCGCACCAGCATCAACCGCTTCGCCGAAGCGATGACGATCTTCGCGGTGGTCTGCGCGGGGACGTTCCCGGGCATCCACATCGGCCGCGTCTGGTTCGCCTACTACCTGTTCCCGTTCCCCGATACGCGGCTCTACATGTGGCCGCAGTTCCGCAGCCCGCTGCTGTGGGACGTGTTCGCGGTCGGCACGTACGCGACCGTGTCGCTGCTCTTCTGGTACATGGGCATGATCCCCGACCTAGCGACGCTGCGTGACCGGGCCAAGCACCCGATCCGCCGCTTCGCCTACGGCATCCTGTCGGTGGGCTGGATCGGCTCGGCGACCCAATGGCGCATCTACGAGAAGGCTTACGCGTTGCTCGCCGCCCTGGCGACGCCGCTGGTGCTCTCGGTGCACACGATCGTTTCGTTCGACTTCGCGGTGAGTCAGCTGCCGGGCTGGCACACGACGATCTTCCCGCCGTACTTCGTCGCCGGCGCCGTGTTCAGCGGGTTCGGCATGGTGCTGACGCTGATGATCCCCGCCCGCGAATGGTTCGGGCTGAAGGACATCGTGACCATGCGTCACGTGGACTGCATGTGCAAGATCATCATCGCCACCGGCTCGATGGTCGGCTTCGCGTACCTGACCGAGTTCTTTATCGCCTGGTACGGCGGCAACCCCTACGAGCAGTTTACGTTCATCAACCGGGCGTTCGGCCCGACGTGGTGGGCTTACTGGACGATGGTCACCTGCAACGTGATCTCGCCGCAGCTGTTCTGGTTCGGGTTTATCCGTCGCAGCCCGATCTTGATCTTTATCATCTCGATCTTCGTGAACATCGGGATGTGGTTCGAGCGGTACGTGATCATCCTCTCGCTGGAACGGACGTTCCTGCCGGGGAGCTGGCAGTCGTTCGTGCCGACGTGGATCGACATCGGGATGCTGATC
- a CDS encoding TAT-variant-translocated molybdopterin oxidoreductase: MTQATQEPSNPLAPASRVSPFWRSLDELQNTEQFQEFLAREFPQAASEFPEGVSRRRWMQLMSASFALAGAAGCRWETEKIAEFANRPEGYIPGTHQHYATNIHWAGAPRHLLVTKYDERPVKVEGNPDHPASLGAADGFTQAATLALYDPDRARSVIQRDGSATFTKDWTAFENFLDERVAELGDGAGLAILTPTIDSYAFYAALDSVQEKFPAAKFYKHDAISCENALAGAELAFGSRLRSHYKLTDAEGKPVAKVIATFDADLLHETPDASRIAREYADGRDPDGEMNRLWSVESFFTKTGAAADHRLPVKSSAIGALLVKLRDKVKELTAGDHEHGEPIEGEPTPEQFLDVLADDLAHNQGSSLVVVGPGQPAAVHALGHEINSLLGNLGKTVTFTEEPKPRVEVADAAALLEALGNESVNTLMVLDGNPAYDLPGFAAAIEKSQHTIRLGAYDDETSRVCHWSLPQTHPFEEWGDVIAWDGSVGVCQPMIEPLLGGRSVVELLAVLAGDKAPNAQQMVRDAVTAEVDLDEAAWNKVLHDGLAADSAAEVAEVGEANAAPEIAAPAEGDDAIEIVFVPSSSTYDGRLANSGWLQETPDFLTKLTWDNAALVAPATAKKLGLKQGKLATIKVGETSITAPVYVMPGQAKGSISIALGYGRTAAGRVGGLLDPQSGRPADGLYPEGIGGTWFPAAAEPVGVDVYPLRAAAKGGAATTGFIAEGVTIKSTGKDYLLVGTQDHHAIDALGLEAIGKRTGELIRTASQDFYTEHKDFAPSMSHEVMVHAGGENRPTEPLWDLQKYHTGDPNYAPAWGMTIDLNKCIGCNACMVACQAENNVPVVGKDQVHKGREMHWIRIDRYFRGTANPQDAADPANFDNPQIAHQPIACQHCETAPCEEVCPVAATVHDNEGLNVMVYNRCIGTRYCSNNCPYKVRRFNYFRYTKKLYEASNELMKLVMNPEVTVRSRGVMEKCTFCVQRISAARITAKNEGRPIRDGDVTTACQQACSTRAIEFGDLRDEKSRVHQTFKSDRAYGILTELMTNPRNKFLAKIRNPHPMLARPDLDPVLHHHGEGHGEEHGHEEHKVESHA; encoded by the coding sequence ATGACCCAAGCGACCCAAGAGCCGTCCAACCCCCTGGCCCCCGCCAGCCGCGTCAGCCCGTTCTGGCGTAGCCTGGACGAGTTGCAGAATACGGAGCAGTTCCAGGAGTTCCTGGCGCGCGAGTTTCCGCAGGCCGCCTCGGAGTTCCCCGAGGGCGTGTCGCGGCGTCGGTGGATGCAGCTGATGAGCGCGTCGTTCGCGCTGGCCGGCGCCGCCGGCTGCCGCTGGGAAACGGAGAAGATCGCCGAGTTCGCCAATCGCCCCGAGGGTTACATCCCCGGCACGCACCAGCACTACGCGACGAACATCCACTGGGCCGGCGCGCCGCGTCACCTGTTGGTGACCAAGTACGACGAGCGTCCCGTGAAGGTCGAGGGCAACCCCGACCACCCGGCCTCGCTCGGCGCCGCGGACGGCTTCACCCAAGCCGCGACGCTCGCCCTCTACGACCCCGACCGCGCGCGTTCGGTCATCCAGCGTGACGGCAGCGCGACCTTCACCAAGGACTGGACCGCGTTCGAGAACTTCCTCGACGAGCGCGTCGCCGAGCTCGGCGACGGGGCGGGCCTGGCGATCCTCACGCCGACCATCGATTCGTACGCGTTCTACGCGGCGCTCGACAGCGTGCAGGAGAAGTTCCCGGCCGCGAAGTTCTACAAGCACGACGCGATCTCCTGCGAGAACGCGCTCGCCGGCGCCGAGCTGGCGTTCGGCTCGCGGCTGCGTTCGCACTACAAGCTGACGGACGCGGAAGGAAAGCCCGTCGCCAAGGTCATCGCAACGTTCGACGCCGACCTGCTGCACGAGACGCCCGACGCGTCGCGGATCGCCCGTGAGTACGCCGACGGCCGCGACCCCGACGGCGAGATGAACCGCCTCTGGTCGGTCGAGAGCTTCTTCACGAAGACCGGCGCCGCCGCGGACCACCGCTTGCCGGTGAAGTCGTCGGCGATCGGCGCGCTGCTCGTCAAGCTCCGCGACAAAGTCAAGGAGCTGACCGCAGGCGACCACGAGCACGGCGAGCCAATCGAAGGCGAGCCCACCCCCGAGCAGTTCCTCGACGTGCTCGCCGATGACCTGGCGCACAACCAGGGGTCGAGCCTCGTCGTCGTCGGCCCCGGCCAGCCCGCCGCGGTCCACGCGCTCGGCCACGAGATCAACAGCCTGCTCGGCAACCTCGGCAAGACGGTCACGTTCACCGAGGAGCCGAAGCCGCGCGTCGAAGTCGCCGATGCGGCCGCGCTGCTGGAGGCGCTTGGCAACGAGAGCGTCAACACGCTGATGGTGCTCGACGGCAACCCGGCCTACGACCTGCCCGGATTTGCTGCGGCGATCGAGAAATCGCAGCACACGATCCGCCTCGGCGCGTACGACGACGAGACGTCGCGCGTTTGCCACTGGTCGCTGCCGCAGACGCACCCGTTCGAAGAGTGGGGCGACGTCATTGCGTGGGACGGATCGGTCGGCGTTTGCCAGCCGATGATCGAGCCGCTGCTCGGCGGTCGGTCGGTCGTCGAGTTGCTGGCGGTCCTCGCCGGCGACAAGGCGCCCAACGCCCAGCAAATGGTCCGCGATGCGGTCACCGCCGAGGTCGATCTCGACGAAGCGGCGTGGAATAAGGTGCTGCACGATGGCCTCGCCGCTGATTCAGCCGCGGAAGTCGCCGAAGTCGGCGAGGCGAACGCCGCCCCCGAGATCGCCGCCCCCGCCGAGGGCGACGACGCGATCGAAATCGTGTTCGTCCCCAGCAGCAGCACGTACGACGGCCGGCTCGCCAACAGCGGCTGGCTGCAAGAGACGCCCGACTTCCTCACCAAGCTGACGTGGGACAACGCCGCCCTGGTGGCGCCAGCAACCGCCAAGAAGCTCGGCCTCAAGCAGGGCAAGCTGGCCACGATCAAGGTCGGTGAGACGAGCATCACCGCGCCGGTCTACGTCATGCCGGGGCAGGCCAAGGGCTCGATCTCGATCGCGCTAGGTTATGGCCGCACCGCGGCGGGCCGCGTCGGCGGCTTGCTCGATCCCCAATCGGGTCGCCCCGCCGACGGTCTCTATCCCGAAGGGATCGGCGGCACGTGGTTCCCCGCCGCCGCCGAACCGGTCGGCGTCGATGTCTACCCGCTGCGTGCGGCGGCTAAGGGCGGCGCCGCGACGACGGGTTTCATCGCCGAGGGCGTCACGATCAAGTCGACGGGCAAGGACTACCTGCTCGTCGGCACCCAGGACCACCATGCGATCGACGCGCTGGGCCTCGAGGCGATCGGCAAGCGGACCGGCGAGCTCATCCGCACCGCGTCGCAGGACTTCTATACGGAGCACAAAGACTTCGCTCCGAGCATGTCCCACGAGGTGATGGTTCACGCCGGCGGCGAGAACCGTCCGACCGAGCCGCTGTGGGACCTGCAGAAGTACCACACGGGTGACCCGAATTACGCCCCGGCGTGGGGCATGACGATCGACCTCAACAAGTGCATCGGCTGCAACGCCTGCATGGTCGCCTGTCAGGCCGAGAACAACGTGCCGGTGGTCGGCAAGGACCAGGTTCACAAGGGCCGTGAGATGCACTGGATCCGCATCGACCGCTACTTCCGCGGCACAGCGAATCCGCAGGACGCGGCCGACCCGGCCAACTTCGACAACCCGCAGATCGCCCACCAGCCGATCGCCTGCCAGCACTGCGAAACGGCGCCGTGCGAAGAGGTCTGCCCCGTCGCCGCGACGGTGCACGACAACGAGGGCCTCAACGTGATGGTCTACAACCGTTGCATCGGCACGCGGTACTGCTCGAACAACTGCCCCTACAAGGTCCGCCGCTTCAATTACTTCCGTTACACGAAGAAGCTGTACGAGGCGTCGAACGAGCTGATGAAGCTCGTGATGAACCCCGAGGTGACCGTCCGCAGCCGCGGCGTGATGGAGAAGTGCACGTTCTGCGTGCAACGGATCTCCGCCGCCCGGATCACGGCGAAGAACGAGGGCCGCCCGATCCGCGACGGCGACGTCACCACCGCCTGCCAGCAGGCGTGCAGCACCCGCGCGATCGAGTTCGGCGACCTCCGCGACGAGAAGTCACGGGTTCACCAGACCTTCAAGAGCGATCGGGCCTACGGCATCCTCACCGAGTTGATGACCAACCCCCGGAACAAGTTCCTGGCGAAGATCCGCAACCCGCACCCGATGCTCGCGCGGCCCGACCTCGACCCCGTGCTCCATCACCACGGCGAAGGCCACGGTGAAGAACACGGCCACGAAGAGCACAAAGTAGAATCGCACGCTTAA
- a CDS encoding cytochrome c3 family protein: protein MAKFHFPPWVNTFSLMVIGGALAGAAYAGAVLFYGTLPKVMYTGYQPEQPVPYSHKLHAGELKIDCRYCHNTVDKAGHAAIPPTATCGNCHNATLGPDGTLAKTAIHTTSVKLTKVRESLASNESIQWEKIHDLADYVYFNHSAHVNKGVGCVECHGRVDKMEVVHQDKPLSMSWCLDCHRDPTARLRPLDQITNMEWDPELSGEGSREKIGAEVAKQLGVHPNSNCSTCHR, encoded by the coding sequence GTGGCCAAGTTCCATTTCCCGCCCTGGGTCAATACCTTCTCGCTGATGGTGATCGGCGGCGCCCTCGCTGGGGCTGCGTACGCCGGGGCCGTGCTGTTCTACGGCACACTGCCGAAGGTGATGTACACCGGCTACCAGCCGGAGCAGCCCGTCCCGTACAGCCACAAGCTGCACGCCGGCGAGCTGAAGATCGACTGCCGGTACTGCCATAACACGGTGGACAAGGCCGGCCACGCCGCCATCCCACCGACGGCGACCTGTGGCAACTGCCACAACGCGACGCTCGGCCCGGACGGCACGCTCGCCAAGACCGCGATCCACACCACGAGCGTCAAGCTCACCAAGGTGCGTGAGAGCCTGGCGTCGAACGAGTCGATCCAGTGGGAGAAGATCCACGACCTTGCCGACTACGTGTACTTCAACCACTCGGCCCACGTGAACAAGGGCGTCGGCTGTGTCGAATGCCACGGCCGCGTCGACAAGATGGAAGTCGTTCACCAAGACAAGCCGCTGTCGATGAGCTGGTGCCTCGACTGCCACCGCGACCCGACGGCGCGTCTGCGTCCGCTCGACCAGATCACGAATATGGAGTGGGACCCCGAGCTAAGTGGCGAGGGCTCCCGCGAAAAGATCGGCGCCGAAGTGGCGAAGCAGCTCGGCGTCCACCCGAACAGCAACTGCTCGACGTGCCACCGTTAA
- a CDS encoding ABC-F family ATP-binding cassette domain-containing protein codes for MPVVLSLQAAHKRYGHQMLLDDASCALTDDQKVGLIGRNGAGKSTLCRILLGEEDLDAGEVVRSKKLRLGYLRQHDPFLPGETGIEFLQRDSEQPDWRCGQVAWQFALGDDMLNRPVKELSGGWQTRVKLAALLLHDPNLLVLDEPTNFLDLRTQILLEHFLRDFKAGVLVVSHDRSFLKRTCTHTLELSRGSLTMFPGDVDAYMANLDDRREHDKRLNAATLAKRKQLEQFIASNRANANTASQARSKAKQLERLELVEVAGDEAKVHFSFPAVEPRKGPAVRTEGLAIGYEDRVVADDIHIEIEHGSRVGVVGDNGQGKTTFLRTICESLPPKDGTLKWGFGCQLGVYAQHVYTTLNAEESVLDYLDHQAAKGTTHQQLKDVAGSFLFSGDLAEKKIKVLSGGERARLVLAGLLLEQHNVLVLDEPGNHLDVETVEALARALKKYQGTVIFTSHDRHFMHEVATAVIEVGGGRVTSYPSSYDDYVYRITKEIDAGLRATPGGGGSKTDGADAAKRDGKADREAQKRLKAVERKIAKLDDEKKLLTAEMATTYDPAELTERQTKLAEIAAEVETLEAEWVELSEATGAW; via the coding sequence GTGCCTGTCGTTCTCTCGCTGCAAGCCGCCCACAAGCGTTACGGCCACCAGATGCTGCTGGACGACGCCAGCTGCGCGCTGACCGACGACCAGAAGGTCGGCCTGATCGGCCGCAACGGCGCCGGCAAGAGCACGCTCTGCCGCATTTTGCTGGGCGAAGAGGACCTCGACGCCGGCGAGGTGGTCCGCAGCAAGAAGCTCCGCCTCGGCTACCTGCGGCAGCACGACCCGTTCCTGCCGGGGGAGACGGGCATCGAGTTCCTCCAACGCGACAGCGAGCAGCCCGACTGGCGTTGCGGACAGGTGGCGTGGCAGTTCGCCCTCGGGGACGACATGCTCAATCGCCCGGTTAAGGAGCTGTCCGGCGGCTGGCAGACGCGGGTGAAGCTCGCCGCGCTGCTGCTGCACGACCCAAACCTCTTGGTGCTCGACGAGCCGACGAACTTCCTCGACCTACGGACGCAGATCCTCCTCGAACACTTCTTGCGGGACTTCAAGGCGGGCGTCCTCGTGGTCTCGCACGACCGGTCGTTCCTCAAGCGGACCTGCACGCACACGTTGGAGCTGTCGCGGGGCTCGCTGACGATGTTCCCGGGCGACGTCGACGCCTACATGGCGAACCTCGACGACCGCCGCGAGCACGACAAACGGCTCAACGCCGCCACGTTGGCCAAGCGGAAGCAGCTCGAGCAGTTCATCGCCAGCAACCGCGCGAACGCCAACACGGCCAGCCAGGCCCGCAGCAAGGCCAAGCAGCTCGAACGGCTGGAGCTAGTGGAGGTCGCCGGCGACGAGGCGAAGGTCCACTTCTCGTTCCCCGCGGTCGAGCCGCGCAAGGGGCCGGCGGTGCGGACCGAAGGGCTGGCGATCGGCTACGAGGACCGCGTCGTCGCCGACGACATCCACATCGAGATCGAGCACGGCAGCCGCGTCGGCGTGGTGGGCGACAACGGCCAGGGCAAGACGACGTTCCTGCGGACGATCTGCGAATCGCTGCCCCCCAAGGACGGGACGCTCAAATGGGGCTTCGGCTGCCAGCTGGGCGTCTACGCGCAGCATGTCTACACGACGCTCAACGCCGAGGAGTCGGTGCTCGACTACCTCGACCATCAAGCCGCGAAGGGGACCACGCACCAGCAGCTCAAGGATGTGGCGGGCAGCTTTCTGTTCTCCGGCGATTTGGCGGAGAAGAAGATCAAGGTGCTCTCCGGTGGCGAGCGCGCGAGGCTGGTGCTCGCCGGGCTCCTTTTGGAGCAACACAACGTCTTGGTGCTCGACGAACCGGGTAACCACCTCGATGTCGAAACCGTCGAGGCCTTGGCAAGGGCGCTAAAGAAGTACCAAGGGACCGTGATCTTCACGAGCCACGACCGGCATTTTATGCACGAGGTGGCGACGGCCGTCATCGAGGTCGGCGGCGGCCGGGTCACGAGCTACCCCTCAAGCTACGACGACTACGTCTACCGGATCACCAAGGAGATCGACGCCGGCCTCCGCGCGACGCCGGGTGGGGGCGGTTCGAAGACTGACGGCGCCGACGCAGCAAAGCGCGACGGTAAGGCCGACCGTGAGGCCCAGAAGCGGCTCAAGGCGGTCGAGCGCAAGATCGCCAAGCTCGACGACGAGAAGAAACTGCTCACCGCCGAGATGGCGACGACCTACGACCCGGCCGAGCTGACGGAGCGGCAGACGAAACTGGCGGAGATCGCCGCCGAGGTCGAGACGCTCGAAGCCGAGTGGGTCGAGCTCAGCGAAGCCACCGGGGCTTGGTAG
- a CDS encoding exo-beta-N-acetylmuramidase NamZ family protein has translation MQITTHSRRHSDDLRRRLAGACWSSTLRAFQPFLHEAPMHRVLFAFLLLLSPLAVADQPVLLGVDVLQRDGFVPLVGKRVGLITNHTGLDSAGRTTIDVLNEADGVELVRMFGPEHGIRGELDQSQIDDGLDGPTGIPVVSLYGPRRKPDPKHLEGIDAMVFDIQDIGCRFYTYPATMKLAMRAAADAGIAFVVLDRPNPIDGVTLEGPMLDAGEESFVGFHTVPLRHGLTIGELAKLFKREGDEQGPIEVELVIVPCEGWRRSMTWDQTGLVWTDPSPNMRRLSQALLYPGLGIMETTNVSVGRGTDTPFEVFGAPWVKPVELAAALNEANTPGVRFVPRYFTPESSKFAGERCGGVDVILTDAAKLGATDVGMAIAATLRKLYPDDWDTKSYNRLLINKQVHDAVNAGASVEELQALAREGVEAYRQRREAVLMYK, from the coding sequence ATGCAGATCACCACCCATTCGCGCAGGCACTCCGACGACTTGCGTCGTCGGCTCGCCGGGGCTTGCTGGTCGAGTACGCTACGGGCGTTCCAACCATTTCTTCACGAGGCGCCGATGCATCGCGTGCTCTTCGCTTTCCTGCTGCTGCTCTCGCCGCTCGCGGTTGCGGACCAGCCCGTTTTGCTTGGCGTTGACGTTCTGCAGCGCGACGGCTTCGTCCCCCTCGTCGGCAAGCGCGTCGGGCTGATCACCAACCACACCGGCCTCGATTCGGCGGGCCGCACGACGATCGACGTGCTCAACGAGGCCGACGGCGTCGAGTTGGTGCGGATGTTCGGCCCCGAGCACGGCATCCGTGGCGAGCTCGATCAGTCGCAGATCGACGACGGCTTGGACGGCCCCACCGGCATTCCGGTCGTCAGCCTCTACGGTCCGCGCCGTAAGCCCGACCCCAAGCACCTGGAAGGGATCGACGCGATGGTGTTCGACATCCAGGACATCGGCTGCCGGTTCTACACCTACCCCGCAACGATGAAGCTGGCGATGCGCGCGGCGGCCGACGCGGGGATCGCGTTCGTCGTGCTCGACCGCCCGAACCCGATCGACGGCGTCACGCTCGAAGGCCCGATGCTGGACGCGGGCGAAGAGTCCTTCGTCGGCTTCCACACCGTGCCGCTCCGTCACGGCCTGACGATCGGCGAGTTGGCCAAGCTCTTCAAGCGAGAGGGCGACGAGCAGGGGCCGATCGAGGTCGAGCTCGTCATCGTGCCGTGCGAGGGCTGGCGGCGCAGCATGACGTGGGACCAGACGGGCCTCGTGTGGACCGACCCGTCGCCCAACATGCGGAGGCTCTCGCAGGCGCTGCTCTACCCAGGCCTCGGCATCATGGAGACGACGAACGTCTCCGTTGGTCGCGGCACGGACACACCTTTCGAGGTCTTCGGCGCGCCGTGGGTGAAGCCGGTGGAACTCGCCGCCGCCTTGAACGAAGCCAACACGCCCGGCGTGCGTTTCGTGCCGCGCTATTTCACGCCCGAGTCGAGCAAGTTCGCCGGCGAGCGCTGCGGCGGCGTCGACGTGATCCTCACCGACGCCGCGAAGCTGGGCGCCACCGATGTCGGCATGGCGATCGCCGCGACGCTCCGCAAGCTCTACCCCGACGACTGGGACACCAAGAGCTACAACCGCCTGTTGATCAACAAGCAAGTCCACGACGCGGTGAACGCCGGCGCGTCGGTCGAAGAACTCCAAGCCCTCGCCCGCGAAGGCGTCGAAGCCTACCGCCAGCGCCGCGAAGCGGTGTTGATGTACAAGTAG